The following proteins are encoded in a genomic region of Asterias amurensis chromosome 5, ASM3211899v1:
- the LOC139937059 gene encoding fas apoptotic inhibitory molecule 1-like: protein MADIVAVWEVSLSDGVHKVEFEHGTTSGMRIIRIDNKEILRRNWMFKLVGREHFQIGKVKASINIDASGGFSYEYSLEVNGKALKKFKEQRKKSARVWTPVVDGHEFRIVLEKDSMDVWCNGQIVETAGVFVDDGSETHFTLSSGVACYIKNVSSGKKKEGIIHSLVINDNEIPEAVE, encoded by the exons ATGGCGGATATTGTTGCTGTGTGGGAAGTCTCCCTTAGCGACGGGGTACACAAGGTTGAGTTCGAACACGGAACCACTTCAGGAATGAGAATCATCCGTATCGATAATAAG GAAATTCTAAGACGAAACTGGATGTTCAAACTCGTTGGGAGGGAGCACTTCCAGATCGGCAAAGTGAAAGCGTCCATCAATATCGACGCATCAGGAGGGTTCTCCTATGAATACAGTCTGGAAGTAAACGGCAAGGCACTCAAGAAGTTTAAAGAGCAACGGAAGAAGTCTGCAAGGGTTTGGACGCCTGTTGTTGATGGTCATGAATTCAGAATCGTTTTAG AAAAAGATTCCATGGATGTATGGTGTAATGGCCAGATAGTAGAAACTGCG GGAGTGTTTGTTGACGATGGCTCGGAAACCCACTTCACTCTCTCCTCTGGCGTCGCTTGCTACATTAAGAATGTAAGTAGTGGCAAAAAGAAAGAAGGAATCATTCACTCGTTGGTCATCAATGATAATGAAATTCCTGAGGCAGTGGAGTAA